The following are encoded together in the Aerococcus mictus genome:
- a CDS encoding cobalt-precorrin-4 methyltransferase, with protein sequence MAKVTFVGAGPGDVELITLKGYKALAQADRVIYAGSLINKDLLDYCKSGAETYDSAKLDLNEILALIEEAIAQDQEVVRLHTGDASLYGSIREQIEELKKRRIDFAVIPGVSSFLGAAAAIGTEYSVPEVSQSLIITRMAGRTPVPEKENLRSLASHQTSMAIFLSVQNIQGVVEELLAGGYSKDTPAAVIYKATWPEEKQVVGTLADIAEKTQDAGIKLTALILVGDFLGEEFYYSKLYDTDFSHGFRN encoded by the coding sequence ATGGCTAAAGTAACTTTTGTGGGAGCGGGTCCCGGCGATGTGGAGCTCATTACCCTAAAGGGCTATAAGGCCTTAGCCCAAGCCGATCGGGTCATTTATGCGGGTTCACTCATCAATAAGGACCTGCTCGACTATTGTAAGAGCGGGGCAGAAACTTATGACAGTGCCAAGTTAGACCTCAATGAAATTCTGGCCTTGATTGAGGAAGCTATCGCCCAAGACCAAGAAGTGGTCCGTTTACACACGGGTGATGCTTCCCTATACGGTTCGATCCGAGAACAAATTGAAGAATTAAAGAAACGTAGAATTGACTTTGCCGTTATTCCCGGAGTTTCTTCCTTCTTAGGGGCAGCGGCAGCTATCGGTACTGAATATTCTGTCCCTGAAGTCAGTCAAAGCCTGATCATTACTCGGATGGCAGGGCGGACACCCGTTCCTGAAAAAGAAAATTTACGGTCCTTAGCCAGTCACCAAACTTCCATGGCCATCTTCCTCTCAGTCCAAAATATCCAGGGCGTGGTGGAAGAATTATTGGCAGGTGGTTATTCCAAAGACACCCCAGCTGCAGTGATTTATAAGGCCACCTGGCCCGAAGAAAAACAAGTAGTGGGTACTCTAGCAGATATCGCTGAAAAGACCCAAGATGCTGGGATTAAGCTCACTGCTTTGATTTTAGTGGGGGATTTCTTAGGGGAAGAATTCTATTATTCCAAGCTCTACGATACGGACTTTAGTCATGGCTTTAGAAACTAA
- a CDS encoding cobalt-precorrin 5A hydrolase — protein MALETKVDARFLARMQRGEENKRVVIVTITQKARALGRKIKSKCFPQARLYVRTTDQAPLDPSYHEYRQSQGRAVLALQEAFQFADLVIAIMATGVVVRALAPVIEDKMTDPAVLVLDEGGQHVISLLAGHFGRANHYARLLAKELPSQAVITTATDSQGRLGIDDLAFSYGAVYCDFKRQTRRFNLLVAEEAPILYLNETVFNFPPPPGYQTLVKGERSEPAAKTSLLAPTTLAAYQGLVLVTNRQQNHLSLPKDLPLVKMIPRRYILGIGCKKNTPYPLLLEELEKFLHGENLRWESIKTVVSIDLKAEEEAILQLAKDHYFNFKTFSKDDLLAFESYYPGSDFVKKTVGVSSVSQTAAHLESKGHVVSGRYAHKGVTFTLAYYQEEE, from the coding sequence ATGGCTTTAGAAACTAAGGTTGATGCCCGCTTTTTAGCACGGATGCAGCGTGGGGAAGAAAATAAGCGGGTAGTTATTGTTACTATTACCCAAAAGGCCAGAGCTTTGGGACGAAAGATTAAATCTAAGTGCTTTCCCCAGGCCAGGCTTTATGTCAGAACGACTGACCAAGCGCCCCTAGATCCCTCTTACCATGAATACAGGCAGAGCCAGGGGCGGGCAGTTCTGGCCCTCCAGGAAGCTTTCCAATTTGCAGACCTGGTGATTGCCATTATGGCCACTGGGGTAGTGGTCCGGGCCTTGGCGCCAGTGATTGAAGATAAGATGACTGATCCCGCGGTATTGGTCCTCGATGAAGGCGGCCAACACGTGATTAGTCTTTTAGCGGGGCACTTTGGACGGGCTAACCATTATGCCCGACTACTTGCTAAAGAACTTCCTAGTCAAGCAGTGATTACTACAGCAACCGATAGCCAAGGCCGGCTAGGAATTGATGACTTGGCCTTTAGCTATGGGGCTGTCTATTGTGATTTTAAAAGACAAACCCGGCGCTTTAACTTGCTGGTTGCCGAAGAGGCACCCATTCTCTACTTAAATGAGACGGTATTTAACTTCCCCCCGCCTCCGGGTTATCAGACCCTGGTCAAAGGGGAGCGTTCGGAGCCAGCAGCAAAAACTAGCTTACTTGCTCCCACTACTTTGGCGGCTTACCAAGGCCTAGTGCTGGTGACTAATCGCCAGCAAAATCATCTTAGTCTGCCCAAGGACCTGCCCTTGGTGAAAATGATTCCCCGCCGCTACATTTTAGGAATCGGTTGCAAAAAAAATACCCCCTATCCCTTACTCTTAGAGGAATTAGAAAAATTCCTCCATGGGGAAAATTTACGCTGGGAAAGTATTAAAACCGTGGTGTCTATTGATTTAAAAGCAGAAGAAGAGGCCATTTTACAACTGGCCAAGGACCACTATTTTAACTTTAAGACGTTTTCCAAAGACGACTTACTGGCATTTGAAAGTTATTACCCGGGTTCTGATTTTGTCAAAAAGACAGTCGGCGTGAGTTCAGTCTCACAAACAGCTGCCCACCTAGAATCCAAGGGCCATGTGGTCAGTGGACGCTATGCCCATAAGGGGGTAACTTTTACCCTGGCTTATTATCAAGAAGAGGAGTAA
- the cobJ gene encoding precorrin-3B C(17)-methyltransferase, translating into MLYIVGLGPGDKDLMTKECLEVLDQVEIIVGYKTYIALIEYLIKGKEVYSTGMKGEIDRCQKAIELAKDTGKDIAVVCSGDSGIYAMAGLIFELLASQEEDIPVKVIPGLSAGIAGAANLGAPLMNDFCFISLSDLMTPWAMIEKRLHAAAQGDFVICLYNPRSKGRPKHLAKALEIIKSYKGGDIVVGIVKDVGREEEETIITTIDELDEEVVDMTTTVIVGNRFTKVYKNWMYTPRGYEDKYGI; encoded by the coding sequence ATGTTATATATTGTTGGATTGGGACCAGGTGACAAGGATTTAATGACCAAGGAGTGTCTTGAAGTCCTTGACCAGGTGGAAATTATTGTGGGTTATAAGACCTATATTGCCTTAATTGAATACTTGATTAAAGGTAAGGAAGTTTATTCTACTGGTATGAAAGGTGAAATTGACCGCTGTCAAAAGGCTATTGAATTAGCTAAAGACACCGGTAAGGATATTGCGGTGGTCTGCAGTGGCGACTCAGGAATTTACGCCATGGCTGGTTTAATTTTTGAATTATTAGCTAGTCAAGAAGAAGATATCCCAGTTAAGGTTATCCCAGGTCTCAGTGCTGGGATTGCTGGAGCGGCCAACCTTGGTGCCCCTTTAATGAATGACTTTTGCTTTATTAGCCTGAGTGACTTAATGACACCATGGGCCATGATTGAAAAACGTCTCCATGCTGCAGCCCAAGGGGATTTTGTGATTTGCTTGTACAATCCCCGTTCCAAAGGCCGGCCCAAACATTTAGCTAAGGCCCTAGAGATTATTAAATCCTATAAGGGCGGCGATATTGTCGTTGGCATCGTTAAGGATGTGGGCCGTGAAGAGGAAGAAACCATCATTACGACCATCGACGAGCTCGATGAAGAAGTGGTTGATATGACTACTACGGTGATTGTGGGCAACCGCTTTACCAAGGTTTATAAGAATTGGATGTATACCCCTCGCGGTTACGAAGATAAGTATGGGATTTAA